A genomic stretch from Falco cherrug isolate bFalChe1 chromosome 1, bFalChe1.pri, whole genome shotgun sequence includes:
- the RANBP1 gene encoding ran-specific GTPase-activating protein isoform X1, giving the protein MLPPAPASPRPGHQETHEEHDTSTENADDSNHDPQFEPIVSLPEQEIKTLEEDEEELFKMRAKLFRFASENDLPEWKERGTGDVKLLKHKEKGTIRLLMRRDKTLKICANHYITPLMELKPNAGSDRAWVWNTHADFADESPKPELLAIRFLNAENAQKFKAKFEECRNEVDKRAKKAGTDKNDSADKVAEKLEELSVKEESKESEKKETKEKAEEKQ; this is encoded by the exons ATGCTCCCGCCGGCGCCAGCCTCCCCTCGGCCCGGACACCAG gaaacaCATGAGGAGCATGATACTTCTACTGAAAATGCAGATGATTCTAACCATGATCCTCAGTTTGAGCCCATAGTTTCCCTTCCtgagcaagaaataaaaactctggaagaggatgaggaagagCTCTTTAAGAT gcGGGCTAAGCTATTCCGATTTGCATCTGAAAATGATCTTCCCGAATGGAAAGAACGAGGAACTGGTGATGTAAAACTCCTGAAACACAAGGAGAAGGGAACAATTCGTCTGCTCATGAGGAGGGATAAAACCCTAAAAATTTGTGCAAATCATTATA tcaCGCCCTTAATGGAGCTGAAGCCTAACGCTGGGAGCGACAGGGCATGGGTGTGGAACACACACGCTGACTTTGCAGATGAAAGCCCCAAGCCTGAACTTCTGGcaatcagatttttaaatgcagaga ATGCTCAGAAATTCAAGGCAAAATTTGAAGAATGCAGGAATGAAGTAGACAAGAGAGCAAAGAAAG CAGGCACAGACAAAAATGATAGTGCTGATAAAGTTGCTGAAAAACTAGAAGAGCTTTCTGTAAAGGAAGAGAGCAAAGAATCTGAGAAGAAAGAGACCaaggaaaaagctgaagaaaagcaataa
- the RANBP1 gene encoding ran-specific GTPase-activating protein isoform X2 yields MADTKETHEEHDTSTENADDSNHDPQFEPIVSLPEQEIKTLEEDEEELFKMRAKLFRFASENDLPEWKERGTGDVKLLKHKEKGTIRLLMRRDKTLKICANHYITPLMELKPNAGSDRAWVWNTHADFADESPKPELLAIRFLNAENAQKFKAKFEECRNEVDKRAKKAGTDKNDSADKVAEKLEELSVKEESKESEKKETKEKAEEKQ; encoded by the exons aTGGCGGACACCAAG gaaacaCATGAGGAGCATGATACTTCTACTGAAAATGCAGATGATTCTAACCATGATCCTCAGTTTGAGCCCATAGTTTCCCTTCCtgagcaagaaataaaaactctggaagaggatgaggaagagCTCTTTAAGAT gcGGGCTAAGCTATTCCGATTTGCATCTGAAAATGATCTTCCCGAATGGAAAGAACGAGGAACTGGTGATGTAAAACTCCTGAAACACAAGGAGAAGGGAACAATTCGTCTGCTCATGAGGAGGGATAAAACCCTAAAAATTTGTGCAAATCATTATA tcaCGCCCTTAATGGAGCTGAAGCCTAACGCTGGGAGCGACAGGGCATGGGTGTGGAACACACACGCTGACTTTGCAGATGAAAGCCCCAAGCCTGAACTTCTGGcaatcagatttttaaatgcagaga ATGCTCAGAAATTCAAGGCAAAATTTGAAGAATGCAGGAATGAAGTAGACAAGAGAGCAAAGAAAG CAGGCACAGACAAAAATGATAGTGCTGATAAAGTTGCTGAAAAACTAGAAGAGCTTTCTGTAAAGGAAGAGAGCAAAGAATCTGAGAAGAAAGAGACCaaggaaaaagctgaagaaaagcaataa
- the TRMT2A gene encoding tRNA (uracil-5-)-methyltransferase homolog A isoform X1, giving the protein MAEGGGRGDPPRVAAPAPEAGDGAELESKAGGGGGDPAGSPAACPDVYGYIKGDLFTSEIYKVEIQNLPKYIGFNDVKKFLAKYGLNPHKIKLFGKQTFAFVTFKSEEERDKAMRVLHGALWKSRALNVRLAKPKADPIAKKRKQEGEQEQEQGEAKRPALSAASGEEPLSKRIADVVTPLWSVPYGEQLAKKQQECEQVLQKLTKEIGNNNRALLPWLFLQKQKYNKLCCPLEGVKASPVQTEYRNKCEFLIGIGVNQEDKTVGCRLGKYKGGTCAVVEPFDTIHIPAIAKKVVKAFQDYIRSTSYSVYSPETYEGHWKQLTVRTSRIGHIMAIVYFNPQKLSKEELADLKISLATYFTEGMGKSSGVTSLYFVEEGQRKSPNLEDLPLEHVAGDKYIYEELLGLKFRISPHAFFQVNTEAAEVLYTAIRDWAQLSQESTVLDICCGTGTIGISLAKKVKKVIGIELCQEAVQDAKVNAQINELSNIEFHCGKAEDIVPSLINILSPQNLVTIVDPPRAGLHSKVILAIRRAEHLKKLIYVSCNPRAAMNNFVDLCRAPSNRVKGASFRPVKAVAVDLFPQTRHCELLILFERVEYANGSSAEATPDAAQGPAAGHDAECLDGINPSNADTSQTTHEGAGAALEEKEST; this is encoded by the exons ATGGCGGaagggggcgggcggggcgaCCCCCCGCGCGTCGCGGCTCCTGCGCCGGAGGCTGGAGACGGGGCTGAGCTGGAAAGCAAGGCCGGTGGCGGCGGGGGTGACCCCGCGGGGAGCCCCGCAGCCTGCCCCGACGTGTACGGATACATTAAGGGAGACCTGTTTACCTCCGAGATCTATAAAGTAGAAATACAAAACCTCCCCAAATACATCGGGTTCAATGACGTGAAAAAGTTCCTCGCCAAATACGGACTCAATCCTCATAAGATAAAACTGTTTGGGAAGCAGACGTTCGCGTTCGTCACGTTTAAGAGCGAGGAGGAGCGGGACAAGGCCATGCGGGTGCTGCACGGGGCCCTGTGGAAGAGCCGGGCCCTGAACGTCCGGCTGGCCAAGCCCAAAGCCGACCCCATCGCCAAGAAACGCAAGCAGGAAGGGGAGCAGGAGCAAGAGCAGGGCGAGGCAAAGCGGCCCGCGCTCTCTGCAGCCAGCGGAGAGGAGCCCCTGAGCAAGCGCATAGCTGATGTGGTGACCCCGCTGTGGAGCGTGCCCtatggggagcagctggccaagaagcagcaggagtGTGAGCAAGTGCTGCAGAAGCTGACAAA GGAAATAGGAAATAACAACAGAGCTTTGTTACCTTGGTTGttcctgcagaagcagaagtaCAATAAATTGTGTTGCCCGCTAGAGGGAGTGAAAGCGTCCCCGGTGCAG aCTGAATATCGCAACAAATGTGAGTTCTTGATTGGGATTGGTGTAAATCAAGAAGACAAAACTGTGGGTTGTCGTCTTGGCAAATATAAGGGTGGTACATGTGCTGTAGTGGAGCCATTTGATACTATTCACATTCCTGCTATTGCCAAAAAAGTAGTAAAAGCTTTCCAAGACTACATAAG GTCAACTTCTTACTCAGTTTACAGCCCAGAAACCTACGAAGGTCACTGGAAACAGCTCACAGTCCGTACCAGCAGGATTGGCCACATCATGGccattgtttattttaatcctCAG AAATTAAGTAAAGAAGAGCTAGCTGACCTGAAAATCTCTCTGGCAACATACTTCACAGAAGGGATGGGAAAGAGCAGTGGTGTTACCTCTCTGTACTTTGTGGAGGAAGGACAAAG GAAATCTCCCAATCTAGAAGACTTGCCTTTGGAGCACGTGGCTGGTGATAAGTACATCTATGAAGAACTTCTTGGCCTAAAATTTAGAATTTCTCCTCATGCATTTTTTCAA GTAAacacagaagctgcagaagttCTGTACACCGCCATCAGGGATTGGGCGCAGCTGAGCCAAGAGAGCACGGTGCTTGACATTTGCTGTGGGACAGGAACTATTGGCATTTCCTTGGCAAAG AAAGTAAAGAAAGTGATTGGAATTGAACTCTGCCAAGAAGCTGTGCAGGATGCCAAAGTGAACGCCCAGATTAATG aacTGAGTAATATTGAATTTCACTGTGGGAAGGCTGAAGACATTGTTCCTTCTCTAATTAACATATTATCTCCTCAGAACCTGGTTACTATTGTAGACCCACCACGAGCAGGGCTGC ATTCCAAGGTAATTCTTGCCATTAGAAGAGCTGAACATCTGAAGAAGCTGATCTATGTGTCCTGCAATCCCAGAGCCGCAATGAATAACTTTGTGGA CCTGTGCCGGGCCCCTTCCAACAGAGTCAAAGGAGCCTCCTTCCGTCCCGTTAAGGCGGTGGCTGTGGATCTCTTCCCTCAGACCAGGCACTGCGAGTTACTGATACTCTTTGAAAGGGTGGAATACGCAAACGGGAGCTCTGCTGAAGCAACACCTGATGCTGCTCAaggcccagcagcaggacatgACGCCGAGTGCTTGGATGGCATCAACCCATCCAACGCTGACACAAGCCAGACAACTCATGAAGGTGCAGGTGCTGCACTTGAAGAGAAGGAATCTACTTAA
- the TRMT2A gene encoding tRNA (uracil-5-)-methyltransferase homolog A isoform X2, producing MAEGGGRGDPPRVAAPAPEAGDGAELESKAGGGGGDPAGSPAACPDVYGYIKGDLFTSEIYKVEIQNLPKYIGFNDVKKFLAKYGLNPHKIKLFGKQTFAFVTFKSEEERDKAMRVLHGALWKSRALNVRLAKPKADPIAKKRKQEGEQEQEQGEAKRPALSAASGEEPLSKRIADVVTPLWSVPYGEQLAKKQQECEQVLQKLTKEIGNNNRALLPWLFLQKQKYNKLCCPLEGVKASPVQKLSKEELADLKISLATYFTEGMGKSSGVTSLYFVEEGQRKSPNLEDLPLEHVAGDKYIYEELLGLKFRISPHAFFQVNTEAAEVLYTAIRDWAQLSQESTVLDICCGTGTIGISLAKKVKKVIGIELCQEAVQDAKVNAQINELSNIEFHCGKAEDIVPSLINILSPQNLVTIVDPPRAGLHSKVILAIRRAEHLKKLIYVSCNPRAAMNNFVDLCRAPSNRVKGASFRPVKAVAVDLFPQTRHCELLILFERVEYANGSSAEATPDAAQGPAAGHDAECLDGINPSNADTSQTTHEGAGAALEEKEST from the exons ATGGCGGaagggggcgggcggggcgaCCCCCCGCGCGTCGCGGCTCCTGCGCCGGAGGCTGGAGACGGGGCTGAGCTGGAAAGCAAGGCCGGTGGCGGCGGGGGTGACCCCGCGGGGAGCCCCGCAGCCTGCCCCGACGTGTACGGATACATTAAGGGAGACCTGTTTACCTCCGAGATCTATAAAGTAGAAATACAAAACCTCCCCAAATACATCGGGTTCAATGACGTGAAAAAGTTCCTCGCCAAATACGGACTCAATCCTCATAAGATAAAACTGTTTGGGAAGCAGACGTTCGCGTTCGTCACGTTTAAGAGCGAGGAGGAGCGGGACAAGGCCATGCGGGTGCTGCACGGGGCCCTGTGGAAGAGCCGGGCCCTGAACGTCCGGCTGGCCAAGCCCAAAGCCGACCCCATCGCCAAGAAACGCAAGCAGGAAGGGGAGCAGGAGCAAGAGCAGGGCGAGGCAAAGCGGCCCGCGCTCTCTGCAGCCAGCGGAGAGGAGCCCCTGAGCAAGCGCATAGCTGATGTGGTGACCCCGCTGTGGAGCGTGCCCtatggggagcagctggccaagaagcagcaggagtGTGAGCAAGTGCTGCAGAAGCTGACAAA GGAAATAGGAAATAACAACAGAGCTTTGTTACCTTGGTTGttcctgcagaagcagaagtaCAATAAATTGTGTTGCCCGCTAGAGGGAGTGAAAGCGTCCCCGGTGCAG AAATTAAGTAAAGAAGAGCTAGCTGACCTGAAAATCTCTCTGGCAACATACTTCACAGAAGGGATGGGAAAGAGCAGTGGTGTTACCTCTCTGTACTTTGTGGAGGAAGGACAAAG GAAATCTCCCAATCTAGAAGACTTGCCTTTGGAGCACGTGGCTGGTGATAAGTACATCTATGAAGAACTTCTTGGCCTAAAATTTAGAATTTCTCCTCATGCATTTTTTCAA GTAAacacagaagctgcagaagttCTGTACACCGCCATCAGGGATTGGGCGCAGCTGAGCCAAGAGAGCACGGTGCTTGACATTTGCTGTGGGACAGGAACTATTGGCATTTCCTTGGCAAAG AAAGTAAAGAAAGTGATTGGAATTGAACTCTGCCAAGAAGCTGTGCAGGATGCCAAAGTGAACGCCCAGATTAATG aacTGAGTAATATTGAATTTCACTGTGGGAAGGCTGAAGACATTGTTCCTTCTCTAATTAACATATTATCTCCTCAGAACCTGGTTACTATTGTAGACCCACCACGAGCAGGGCTGC ATTCCAAGGTAATTCTTGCCATTAGAAGAGCTGAACATCTGAAGAAGCTGATCTATGTGTCCTGCAATCCCAGAGCCGCAATGAATAACTTTGTGGA CCTGTGCCGGGCCCCTTCCAACAGAGTCAAAGGAGCCTCCTTCCGTCCCGTTAAGGCGGTGGCTGTGGATCTCTTCCCTCAGACCAGGCACTGCGAGTTACTGATACTCTTTGAAAGGGTGGAATACGCAAACGGGAGCTCTGCTGAAGCAACACCTGATGCTGCTCAaggcccagcagcaggacatgACGCCGAGTGCTTGGATGGCATCAACCCATCCAACGCTGACACAAGCCAGACAACTCATGAAGGTGCAGGTGCTGCACTTGAAGAGAAGGAATCTACTTAA